The sequence below is a genomic window from Montipora capricornis isolate CH-2021 chromosome 14, ASM3666992v2, whole genome shotgun sequence.
AGACAACACACGGTAACTGGGTACCTTGCGGTCCCAGGCTGAATTGCAGGGGATCTCGGAGCAACATGGGCCCCAGAGGTGAGGTGTGCATGGCCCTCCGGCCTGTGGACATGTCCTGGCACCCACCAACCATGTCCCAACTATGCGTAAATAACAAGGGTAGGAGGGGCTCGTCAGCCTTGGTTTGGCCACCCTCCCAGGAGAAGGACACTCCGAAATCAAACCAGCCACTTGTAGGGCCAGTCACCCACCTGTGGTTAGCTATCAACCGACTCCGAAAGCTACGAGAAGAACCAAACGCACCAGCCTGGCCAGCCACCAGCCTCAGGCTGTCCCTGAGAGAATGACGGTTGGGGACCAAACCAAAAGGAGTCTCAAATCTGATCCTGCTGGATCGATGAGCCAGACAACAAAGCAATCCCAGATAAAGAATAACTCTGTGAAGTTTACTCCAACCAGTAAGATCAAAGTAGCCAAACCTTTAACAATCTCAACTTACAATGTACGTACCCTCTATCAGAaggtagcctgcgagcaggctctctctcttcggtgggagagaaggagagcctgcacgcatccctttgaattttgaatgccgcctcctgatgtcacgctgagagagctgtcaaaaattagccaatcagcgcgcaccagaagtaaacattgaaaaaaaacacagaaaacagaaacccacgcgttgtgtatttcaatttgcccgaggcagaaactaaaaaaaactgtaaaggaaggaagccttcgccagaaaagcctaacaactattgctgatgctgtaaagcgtagctgaatattcagtacggtaattcgtcgaagtcccttccgcggaaaaagtgtttcgttcgtcagggaaaaatttagcacacaaacttcaatcgacgggaatcgtaatagagacattcgttttccctgaccgcatctccactgtgtgagactcgtcgaccacaactgctgccaaatttcggtaaagcgaagcggaattatctttttaaatttattttaatgaaatacagacattacaactgctacatcacactttaatactagacagatattctaatacctacaccattttatttcaattgaggttatagatatgtattttactaattcaataatttgaaaattggaatattttgttttcaagtgtatcggagtattgcggagttacgaggagatcgagcaatcatttgtggagccGCCTTTTCGGCTTAGCCTAATACTTGCTAAAAGTATtcctctatcgttaaatcagcaacagaggcagccacggtgacatgaagtcgccctcgtattttggccgctacgaaaaacagttgggaaataagacttttctcgaattctgtggataacagagatagaacttccttccttccagtagagaggccattgcatcgcgttgcccgacctttaattatgtaaagttatggtaaattgcaacattctacaattttctcagacgcatttctgaccacctgaagaggctttcttgttgtcggagcttgtcaatggtgacgtcacgaggtaatttaatttcagccaatcagtattttgcgtccaaaatttggacgcgacattcaaaatacaaagccatgcgggcaggccctcattctacccccaaccccagtccctcggagggcctgctcgcaggctaatcAGAAGGGAAAATTTCACCAACTGACTACAGGCTGTAGCGAACAAAATATTGACATTGTCAAGAACACCGCTTGATAACAGACAAGGCAATTGACTAAGAATCGCCAACCGATGGATAATGGCTCCTCGCTTATGCCTCTGCCACCCGTGCATCCTCCTGACCAAAGAAATGAGCAAACACCTCAgtgtggttgaaaaagtgtCGGATAGAATCATCGAGGCCCATCTTGAGGGCAACCCGGCAATGTCCATAGTTATTGGCTACGTTCCCACTGAGGGGTCCGACATAGATGACAAAACCAACTTCTATGATCAGCTTCAAGACGCTATAGAAAACATCCCAACCCACAACACTATCGTCTTGGTTGGCGACTTCAATGCCAGAATAGGCCAGGATAGTCATACAACCAATCCAAGAGTTATAGGGAAGTCCACCTACCATGACCAAACAAACGAAAATGGTGAACTCTTGACAAGATTCTGTGAGCGGCACAACCTGCGTCCAACCCAGTTCAGATTTCCTCACCCAAAAGGTCGCGTCTGGACATGGGAACATCCATCTGGCCAAAGAGCACATCTCGATCATATCATCGTCAATGCCAAGTGGCTGAACTCAGTAAGAAACTGCAGGGCTTATGGGTCTGTCGAGCTGGATTCTGACCGTCGAATTGTaagcgtgacagtgaaaatcaGCCTACGAATCCAGGGCGCTAACCCAGTAAAGCGCAAGCGATATAACTGGAATAAACTTGAGTCAGTTTCCAACAGAAAGGAGTTCCAACTAGAACTGAAGAATCGCTTTGAGCCTCTGAGGACGCTCTCTGCCGATGAGAACATGCAAGAGTTTTATAATAGCTTCCAGGGGGGTGTAGAAAAAGCTGCTGAAAAGGTTGTTGGTCTAATTAAACCCAAGAAATCACCAAACTGGGTAAGCCACCAGACTGACAAAGTAAGAGAAGAGCGAAACAAGGCAAAACAGGCTCACAACACCAGCCGTAGTgtagaaaacaaggaaaagtgCAAAAACTTAAATGCCGAATTGAACAGAGCTTATGAGCAAGATGAGATAAAACATCTAGAAGAGAAATTAAATGAGCTGAGACAGGCAGCCGACCAAAACCAACACAATGTTGTTTGGAGGGTGGTGAAGGAGTTATCTGGAAAAAGGGCATCTAATGCTGCCGCAAAGGTTAAGAAAGCAGATGGCAAAAGTATCGAGAATACACAGGAACTGCTGTCTGAGTGGCAACAGTATTTCTCGAAACTTTTGAATAACAAGTCAGGCAATGCTGACATCGACCCACCCCCAGCCCAAACGGATCTACCAATTAACACTGGTAGATTCACTAAGGGGGAGACAGAGAGGGCCATCAAACAGATGAAAACCGGGAAATCCCCGGGGTGTGATGCATCCATAACGGCTGACGACCTGAAatacggggggggggggggaaccaaTGGTAGACGTTTTGCACCAGGTCTGTGATGCTGTGTTTGCCGCACAAAATCCCACCATCTCAATGGATCACAAGCATTATTCTACCGCTTTCCAAGAAAGGGAATCCTTACGAGATGACCAACTATAGAGGAATCTCCCTTATGTCGATTGCGGCTAAAGTCTACAACCGAATCCTGCTAAATAGGATACGACCCTGTTTGACCCGATTCTGAGGTGTAACCAGGCAGGCTTCCGCACACGACGAAGCTGCGCTGAACAGATATTCATCCTCAGGCGCCTTATGGAAGGCGCCGATGACCAACAGCTTCCACTGTTCACCACCCTCATTGACAAGGCCCTATACACCAACTCCAAAAGAGCAGTCTATGTCGACGGCCATCTTACCAAAGAATTCGAGGTTACGACAGGCGTTCTTCAAGGCGACGTCCTGGCTCCCTTCCTGTTCATCATAATGATTGACTACACTGGTTGTGGAAATAGTGCActtttttgggacagttccgtggttagcttgaagtcctcgccttggatAAAATACACCCactacggaactgttttccataaaaattcatgttctactatcaaacattttttcttcttccaaatatgttctttattagactgttctttgcaaatacctgaaaaaaaaaaaaatcgggggtcaccgtgatCATTTGAGAggaaaggagcatttatttcgctatcgggtttaatttgagcgaaatctcttacgttttgtatgcgcacgtgctcatgtgcgcgcgctaatgacgcgaaaatcgtgcgcattagggatgcgcaatgcaatactaaggaattaccttaagcacTCACGCTTTTGAGaccggacggcaaccggaagagaacatttctcgtgccaggacagtggtgtctcctagatttttatactaatcatctctaatggagaagaTTCTTAGGAATGTAAATGTAGTAGTGTCAAGACAAGATAAAAGGGAaagcagctcacttccggttgccgttcgtatctcaaaaacgcgcgtgcttaaactccctattcagTCAACTTGGccgttccgaaattcagcagggaactgaggcgagtttcaaattttaactaatcggTGAACTGACTCCAgcacatgaaagatcatgttaagATTGGTCATTTGACCAAGTATCATGCTTTATGGGTGAACGGAGACCAAGTTATGAACCTTGAAATacggttcaaaatccatacaaaagTCTCTAAGTTTGAcaaagcgtcccccaaaaccatataaattcaattttttttatcagtttagtgacaactgtaaaatcccgtcatgtacctacaatttgaaagaagctgcgatgaaaatcgctatgattgcccattttaaagagtatcacggaaatcataaaaattataaGAGTtgatatggttttgggggacgccgaatcaaaattagagacgcctgtatggattttgaaccattTTTTAAAGGTCCACAACCTGGTCTCTAGTTGTTCATCCTAAAAGCACCATACTTGGCCAAATAATcaatctcaacatgatcttCCATGACGGTGATCACTTTGCCATTGACTGGATGAGCGGTGACCCTGCCCCTACAGCCGTGCTAGAACTACTGTCTTGCTCGTGTACAAGGTCATGTCAACTTCCTACCTGCAGTTGCCTGGCAAACGGTTTAAAGTGCATAGATGTGTGCAAGCTATTAGACTGTGACAACAGATTTGAAGATTCTACCGAGGAGTTTGTTTCAGATAACAACGACGAGGACGAGGAAATCTAACTTTGATTATCAATGTAACACATGTACAAGCAGTTTCTTATATcctgaatatttattcatgtttaACATTTGGTCATTGTAGCCATGGAAACCATCCAGGAACAATTTCTTCAAGTGTTGACATAAGCTCTGAAAACGTTTGAGATTTTCAATAACTAAAAACCAGTGTATGTAACATGAatgtatttgcattttcttgtatttgacCGTAGTAGTCACATTTGTACCAGTTCTATCTGTTCAGCCAAACCGAGTCTTGTGAAATTGGTCACGTGATAAGCCTGGTATAGCTTCTCAATTAACATGGTTATCATATAGCAAAGTAAGCAAGGGGAGTCCATGTCGTTTAGAACGAGCGTTAGAAAGTAAATCACGCAATTTACAAGagtacattctttttttttcacattttccgtCTTATTATTCCTATTGGTAATTGGAAAAGTGTTGCTATGGGAACCATCCTAGGGGAATACCCAGAAGTCATATATAAGTTATTTGAATAAATTCAGAAAACTGTGTTTGAAGTTTGCAATAACtaaaaaacaatgtatgcaacaTTTTCAAGTTAGCGTTTGACTTTAATAAGTTATCATTTCAACAAATCTGCTAATACAGCCTAAGCGTGTGACGTCATTTAATCACGTGATAATCCTAGTAAAGCTACTCATTTGGCATGGTTATCATACACCAAAATAAACTCGAGGTATCGATGTTGTTAAAAATGGGTGTTAGAATTTGTCCCTCGTTTTGGTACCAAATGGCTCTTTCCAGGGTCATGGCCCA
It includes:
- the LOC138032633 gene encoding uncharacterized protein — protein: MAPRLCLCHPCILLTKEMSKHLSVVEKVSDRIIEAHLEGNPAMSIVIGYVPTEGSDIDDKTNFYDQLQDAIENIPTHNTIVLVGDFNARIGQDSHTTNPRVIGKSTYHDQTNENGELLTRFCERHNLRPTQFRFPHPKGRVWTWEHPSGQRAHLDHIIVNAKWLNSVRNCRAYGSVELDSDRRIVSVTVKISLRIQGANPVKRKRYNWNKLESVSNRKEFQLELKNRFEPLRTLSADENMQEFYNSFQGGVEKAAEKVVGLIKPKKSPNWVSHQTDKVREERNKAKQAHNTSRSVENKEKCKNLNAELNRAYEQDEIKHLEEKLNELRQAADQNQHNVVWRVVKELSGKRASNAAAKVKKADGKSIENTQELLSEWQQYFSKLLNNKSGNADIDPPPAQTDLPINTGRFTKGETERAIKQMKTGKSPGCDASITADDLKYGGGGGTNGRRFAPGL